One genomic segment of Mus pahari unplaced genomic scaffold, PAHARI_EIJ_v1.1 scaffold_10927_1, whole genome shotgun sequence includes these proteins:
- the LOC110314847 gene encoding uncharacterized protein LOC110314847, giving the protein MDCYTLNTKIFSGVKEWIFRVTGFLCSLLSSGLGIILANSKYWRLWEFDNDVVQLVYIGLWEAYYHWEFNFPDTETITLVHSPINSTWTISPEFQCARSLILLAMLIKPVVVIFSSAAIRVSIIKAAVSEIQIVCYKCSVLILILSSLCTIISVTWNHVVDLYGETTLDFPPTFPVKKEALIKKHSTHVFPMGLVTTILSLFCVIMFLYEIKSLKCQRKLDAQQASKQDDRSIDECAGVCKMCQETPRQGFLHPTVLL; this is encoded by the exons ATGGATTGCTATACCCTCAACACTAAAAT ATTTTCCGGGGTGAAGGAGTGGATCTTCAGAGTGACTGGCTTCCTTTGCAGCCTCTTATCTTCGGGGCTTGGAATAATTCTTGCAAACAGCAAATACTGGCGCCTCTGGGAATTTGACAATGATGTTGTCCAGCTTGTTTACATCGGACTTTGGGAAGCTTACTACCATTGGGAATTTAACTTCCCTGATACTGAGACAATAACTCTCGTACACAGCCCTATCAACTCGACCTGGACAATATCACCTGAATTTCAATGTGCACGGAGCCTGATATTACTGGCAATGCTGATAAAACCTGTTGTTGTGATTTTTAGCTCAGCAGCCATTAGGGTCAGCATAATCAAAGCTGCAGTCTCTGAGATTCAGATAGTGTGCTACAAGTGTTCTGTCTTAATTCTGATCCTCAGCAGCCTTTGTACCATTATTTCTGTGACCTGGAACCATGTAGTAGATCTCTATGGAGAAACCACCCTTGACTTTCCACCAACCTTTCCAGTTAAGAAAGAAGCCCTGATTAAAAAACACAGCACTCATGTGTTTCCAATGGGTCTTGTGACAACCATTCTGTCACTCTTTTGTGTGATTATGTTCCTTTATGAGATAAAGTCACTGAAATGTCAGAGGAAGCTGGACGCCCAGCAAGCTTCCAAACAGGATGACAGGTCCATAGATGAGTGTGCTGGTGTTTGCAAAATGTGCCAGGAGACTCCCCGACAAGGCTTTCTACACCCCACAGTACTCCTGTAA